The genomic DNA ATCAGCTGTCATGCGTAGTTTTAAGCTTCCGCCTTTAGATACTGTTGCAATCTTAAGGTCTCTGTTTAAAATTTCCACATCGCTGTCGTGAGTAATATCAGCTGCAGTTACCACACCTTCACCGCTAAAATCAATTTCCAAAGTTTTTTCTTCTTCAGAATAGATCTTTAAAGCAAGGCTCTTCATGTTGGTAATAATTGTAGTCACGTCTTCAACAACGTTGTCGATTGTTGAAAACTCATGAAGTACATTTTCTATTTCAATCGTCTTAACTGCCGCACCTGGTAGTGATGATAAAAGAATGCGACGCAAGGAGTTCCCAAGTGTTGTCCCATAACCTCTTTCTAAAGGTTCTACAACAAACTTACCAAACTTAGAATCTTCCGATACCTCTACTGTCTCAATTCTAGGTTTCTCGATTTCGATCATGTGTAACATATCCTCCCTTTAAACGCCGAAAATATTAGAAAATAATATTGTTCCCAACTACTTAAGCGATTTATTATTCTTTATACACGACGGCGTTTAGGTGGACGACAGCCATTGTGTGGAACCGGAGTTACATCTTTGATAGCTGTAATTTCAAGTCCAGCTGACTGAAGCGCACGGATAGCTGCTTCACGTCCGGCACCAGGACCTTTAACTGTAACTTCTACAGTTTTCAGACCGTGTTCCATCGCTGCTTTAGAAGCAGTTTCAGAAGCCATTTGTGCTGCGAAAGGAGTAGATTTCTTAGAACCTTTGAACCCTAATGCACCGGCAGATGACCATGAAAGAGCATTACCGAACTCGTCAGTAATTGTTACGATAGTGTTGTTAAAAGTTGAGCGGATGTGTGCTACACCTGCTTCGACATTCTTTTTCACTCTACGTTTACGTGATTGTTGTTTGCGAGCCATTATTTATCCTCCTTTACTTTAGTAACTATTTATTTCTTCTTGTTCGCTACTGTTTTGATTGGACCTTTACGAGTTCTTGCGTTGTTCTTAGTTTTTTGACCATTAACTGGTAAACCGCGACGGTGACGCATTCCCTTGTAAGAACCGATTTCCATAAGACGTTTAACGTTTAAGTTAGTTTCACGACGTAAGTCACCTTCGACTTTGTATACGTCAACTACTTCACGGATTTTGTTTAACTCATCTTCAGTAAGATCTTTAACTCTTGTATTCTCATCAACTGATGCTTTAGCTAAAATTTCGCTAGCGCGTGTTGGTCCAATACCGAAAACATATGTTAAAGAAATTACAACACGTTTGTCACGTGGTACGTCAACTCCTGCAATACGAGCCATATCTTTGCACCTCCAAATTAAATATTAACCTTGTTTTTGTTTGTGTTTAGGGTTTTCACAAATTACCATTACTTTTCCTTTTCTGCGGATAACTTTACATTTCTCACAGATAGGTTTTACTGATGGTCTTACTTTCATGTTTTTTACCTCCTTAGAATATGGAGTCTCTTATTTGAAACGATAAGTGATTCTGCCACGCGTTAAGTCATAGGGTGACATCTCAACTGTTACTTTATCACCAGGAAGTATGCGTATATAGTTCATACGAATTTTACCTGATACATGAGCAAGAATCTCATGACCATTTTCTAATTCTACTTTGAACATTGCATTTGGTAAAGTATCAAGCACTGTACCTTCCAGTTCAATTACATCTTGTTTACTCACTTTTTTTCCTCCTTATACAGCATTTCAATTCCATTACAGAAATTTGCTCTAGGTGACGACTCACTTCGTCTAATAACGACTCTCTCGTATACATATAGACATAGCAACATTCACCTAAATTGCTGTAAGGTGAATATTTCTATAAGCCATTAAGAATTTCATCGACTTCTTCGAAAACTTCTTCTATATCTTTTGAGCCATCTACTGTAGCTAGAACTCCAAGACCTTTATAGAAATCTAAAAGTGGCGCTGTTTGTTTGATATTGACTTCCAGACGGTTCTGAACTGTTTCCGGATTATCATCTTCACGCTGGTAAAGTTTACCACCGTCTAAGTCACAGATACCCTCTGTCTTAGGCGGATTAAACACCAGATGATACGTCGCACCGCAAGTTTCACAAATGCGGCGTCCAGTCAGTCTGTTCATCAGTTCCTCTTCAGGCACTTCGACATAAATAGTCTGATCGATCTGAGTGCCGAGCTCTGACATGATGTTATTCAGTGCTTCAGCCTGTTCAACAGTTCTAGGGAAACCATCTAACAGGAAACCACCTTTGGCATCACTTTGAGAAAGACGCTCTTTTACGATACCGACCGTTACTTCGTCAGGTACGAGTTCGCCCTGGTCCATAAATGCCTTGGCCTGTCTTCCTAAATCCGTCTCGTTTTTAATGGCAAGACGGAACATATCTCCTGTAGAGATATGAGGAATCGAGTATTTTTTGATTATTTTCGCAGCTTGAGTACCTTTTCCTGCACCAGGCAAGCCCATAATAATAATATTCATTATTTTGTTTCCTCCTACTTATCTACGCTTTCTAAATCCGCGGTATTCTCTCTGGTTAGCCTGAGCTTCCAGCTGTTTCATCGTTTCCAGTGCAACACCGATAACGATCAGCAAGCTCGTTCCACCAATTT from Jeotgalicoccus saudimassiliensis includes the following:
- the rpsK gene encoding 30S ribosomal protein S11; translation: MARKQQSRKRRVKKNVEAGVAHIRSTFNNTIVTITDEFGNALSWSSAGALGFKGSKKSTPFAAQMASETASKAAMEHGLKTVEVTVKGPGAGREAAIRALQSAGLEITAIKDVTPVPHNGCRPPKRRRV
- the rpsM gene encoding 30S ribosomal protein S13 — its product is MARIAGVDVPRDKRVVISLTYVFGIGPTRASEILAKASVDENTRVKDLTEDELNKIREVVDVYKVEGDLRRETNLNVKRLMEIGSYKGMRHRRGLPVNGQKTKNNARTRKGPIKTVANKKK
- the rpmJ gene encoding 50S ribosomal protein L36 encodes the protein MKVRPSVKPICEKCKVIRRKGKVMVICENPKHKQKQG
- the infA gene encoding translation initiation factor IF-1, which translates into the protein MSKQDVIELEGTVLDTLPNAMFKVELENGHEILAHVSGKIRMNYIRILPGDKVTVEMSPYDLTRGRITYRFK
- a CDS encoding adenylate kinase; this translates as MNIIIMGLPGAGKGTQAAKIIKKYSIPHISTGDMFRLAIKNETDLGRQAKAFMDQGELVPDEVTVGIVKERLSQSDAKGGFLLDGFPRTVEQAEALNNIMSELGTQIDQTIYVEVPEEELMNRLTGRRICETCGATYHLVFNPPKTEGICDLDGGKLYQREDDNPETVQNRLEVNIKQTAPLLDFYKGLGVLATVDGSKDIEEVFEEVDEILNGL